A portion of the Candidatus Dadabacteria bacterium genome contains these proteins:
- the ftsH gene encoding ATP-dependent zinc metalloprotease FtsH, with protein MKSSVFRSIFIWLLIFVGLVAFYQFKDSAGEKPLQISYGNFLSYLEDGKIKEVKISLESGLVEGSFADGFLPPAPPVDKADDTPQATGAEGFKTFGPVSDDYLLKALVNSKTRFSYEKSSGKTLGQILISWGPFLFLIMLIFLFLRQMQTGGSRMMSFGKNKARMLTMDKNRITFGDVAGIEEAKEEVREIVEFLRNPSKFTSIGGRIPKGVLLVGPPGTGKTLLARAIAGEANVPFFLISGSDFVEMFVGVGASRVRDLFAQAKKNSPCIVFVDEIDAVGRHRGAGLGGGHDEREQTLNQLLVEMDGFENNRGTIVMAATNRPDVLDPALLRPGRFDRQIAVPLPDLKGREAILKVHSGKTPLKEDVDLAVIARSTPGFSGADLENLVNESALRAARRGVNVVSMEDFEYAKDKVMMGSERKSLVISDKEREITAYHEAGHAIVAKLTPGTDPIHKVTIIPRGMALGLTQQIPEEDKYTQSRSYLNAMIMVLLGGRAAEEVIFGERTSGAGNDLKRVTEIARKMVCEWGMSENIGPISLAKTDEQVFLGKEFQRSAEHSQQTAEEIDKEIKNIVETNYKKTLKVVRENTDLLKSVARRLLKKESIDGKEIDEIMEAADLFAKHFKVAGAGT; from the coding sequence ATGAAAAGCAGTGTCTTCAGGAGCATCTTTATCTGGTTGCTGATCTTTGTCGGATTGGTGGCCTTTTACCAATTCAAGGACTCAGCCGGAGAGAAACCGCTTCAGATTTCTTACGGAAACTTCCTCTCCTACCTTGAAGACGGAAAGATAAAAGAGGTGAAAATAAGCCTTGAAAGCGGCCTTGTGGAAGGCTCTTTCGCGGACGGCTTTCTGCCTCCCGCGCCGCCGGTTGACAAAGCCGATGACACCCCGCAAGCCACCGGCGCGGAAGGGTTCAAAACCTTCGGCCCCGTGAGCGATGACTACCTGCTCAAAGCCCTCGTCAACAGCAAGACCCGCTTCAGTTACGAAAAAAGTTCAGGCAAAACACTTGGGCAGATACTGATAAGCTGGGGCCCCTTCCTGTTCCTGATAATGCTCATCTTCCTGTTTTTGCGCCAGATGCAGACCGGCGGCTCGCGCATGATGTCGTTCGGGAAAAACAAGGCAAGAATGCTGACCATGGACAAGAACAGAATAACATTCGGGGATGTGGCCGGAATTGAAGAGGCGAAGGAGGAAGTGAGGGAGATAGTGGAGTTTCTGAGAAACCCGTCCAAGTTCACCTCCATCGGCGGCAGGATTCCCAAGGGCGTGCTGCTTGTCGGCCCTCCGGGAACGGGCAAAACCCTGCTTGCCAGAGCGATAGCGGGAGAGGCGAACGTTCCGTTCTTTCTGATAAGCGGGAGTGATTTTGTGGAGATGTTCGTGGGGGTGGGCGCTTCAAGGGTGAGAGACCTCTTTGCTCAGGCGAAAAAGAATTCTCCCTGCATAGTTTTTGTGGACGAAATTGATGCGGTCGGCAGGCACCGGGGGGCGGGGCTCGGCGGCGGGCACGATGAAAGAGAGCAGACCCTAAATCAGTTGCTTGTGGAGATGGACGGCTTTGAAAACAACAGGGGAACCATAGTGATGGCGGCGACCAACCGCCCTGACGTGCTTGACCCCGCGCTTTTGCGCCCCGGAAGATTTGACAGGCAGATAGCAGTCCCCCTGCCGGACCTCAAGGGACGCGAGGCCATACTGAAAGTTCATTCGGGAAAGACGCCGCTTAAGGAGGATGTTGACCTCGCGGTCATAGCGCGTTCAACTCCCGGTTTTTCCGGAGCGGATTTGGAAAACCTTGTCAACGAGTCCGCTCTTCGCGCGGCGCGGCGCGGCGTCAATGTGGTGTCAATGGAGGATTTTGAATACGCAAAAGACAAGGTCATGATGGGCTCGGAGCGCAAAAGCCTTGTCATCAGCGACAAAGAGCGCGAAATAACCGCGTATCACGAGGCGGGGCATGCGATTGTGGCAAAACTCACCCCCGGCACAGACCCCATACACAAGGTGACCATCATCCCGCGCGGAATGGCCCTGGGGCTGACTCAGCAGATACCGGAGGAAGACAAATACACGCAGTCCCGGTCATACCTGAACGCAATGATTATGGTTCTGCTCGGCGGACGGGCGGCGGAAGAGGTCATATTCGGAGAGCGCACAAGCGGAGCGGGCAATGACCTGAAACGGGTTACGGAGATAGCCAGAAAAATGGTGTGCGAATGGGGAATGAGTGAAAACATCGGCCCCATATCGCTTGCGAAAACCGATGAACAGGTTTTTCTCGGCAAGGAGTTTCAAAGAAGCGCGGAGCACAGCCAGCAGACGGCCGAGGAGATAGACAAAGAGATTAAAAACATAGTGGAGACAAATTATAAAAAGACCCTGAAGGTGGTCAGGGAAAACACCGACCTGCTCAAATCGGTGGCGCGGCGGCTGCTGAAGAAAGAGAGCATAGACGGAAAAGAAATTGACGAAATAATGGAGGCGGCGGACTTGTTCGCAAAGCATTTCAAAGTGGCGGGCGCCGGAACATGA